The genomic region CCGTCGCCGCATCCCACATATTGGCGGTTTTGTCGTCGCTACCACTGAGCAGATATTTACCATCCTGACTCATCACCAGAGCGCGAACGTCATCTAAGTGGGTGGCGGCGGTATATTGTAGGCTGCCGTCGGTACTGCGCCAAAACTTGATTGTATCTTCAATGCTGCCACTAACGACAACTGGGGCGCTGGGACTGTACGCCAGGGCTAATACGGCATAGGTCTCGTCGCCGAAGGTCCGCATCAGGCGATTGCTGACTTCAACGGTAGGGGCGGCTTGAGGCGCGTCCGGTTCTTGGGCGATCGAGGCGGGAACCCAGTCGTTGACAAAGAGTTTGAGGGTGGAAACGGTAGCAACGGCAGCGATCGCGATCGCGCCCGATGCTTTCCAGGAGGATAGCTTTAAAATCATGGGTCGTTGGGTGAGAAATGGCTATGGAACTCGCATGGTCGTTATAGTGCTCGGACAACTTCAAAAAATTGCCGTTTTTAAGCACGTATTCCCAAAGTTTACGAAATTTCCTCAGAATTGACCGCTTCCGAATGCCACCTGTTCCACTCGGTTCGCAGATATTGCGCCCATTGGGACGCCAGAGACCATTCGGTAAATCGGATGCGTTGGGGGTCTTGCCCTTGAGAGAAACTAAATTCCAAACAGATAGCGCCCTTGGGGGCAGCTTCAGAAGCGACGATCGGATCGACTTCGGTCCGATCGACAAGCAGTCGGATTGATTTTACATCCTTTAAGGAAAAGCTTTGCAATTCCACCGGACCCGATCGCGTCGGTTTGCCCCAGGTGAGGCGATCGCCCTTTTGTCCGAGAACCGCGTAAATATCGTATTTGGCGCGATCGAAGTCCTCGGCCCAATGGCGGTATGCCTCCACCTTTTGATATTCATTCCAACCCGCCCATCCCAAGCCGATAAAAATGGCCAGAAGGGGCAACCACATCAATCCGCGTTCCATCACTTTTCTCGTATATTTACTATCACCAAAACCGTGACGGGCGATCGCCCAACAGCTAGCCCGAAATTAAGCCAAAATCAAGCCTAAATTAAGCCTAAAGTTTTTGCAACGGTGCATTTTTCGGATCGATAATCTTCTGACCCAACCGAGGAAACTTGATCGCCAAGGCCAGCTTTTCTCCAGTTCCGAAAACATGGGAAATTTGACCCGGCCCGAAAGTCTCGTGAACCACGCGATCGCCGACATTCCAATTAGCCACCCCCGCCGCCGATCCTTTAGCAATTTTCTTTGCCGTCGCGCGCGATCGTCGTTGCTTCGCCACCGCATTTCCCATTAACAATTCCCGAGGTAACTCCGCCAAGAAACGGGACGGACGCGATCGTTCGTAAGACCCCCACAATCGCCGTTCGCTAGCCATCGTTAAAAAGAGTCGTTCTTGGGCGCGGGTAATGCCGACATAACACAACCGTCGTTCCTCCTCAATTGCTTTCGGATCGTTCAAACTGCGGAAATTCGGAAATAATCCATCTTCCATTCCCACTAAAAAGACAACCGGAAATTCTAACCCTTTCGAGGAATGAAGAGTCATCAAAGAAACCGCCGCTTCCCCTTCGTCTAAATTATCTAAATCCGACGCAAGGGATGCACTGGCTAAAAATCCCGCCAAGGAAGAATCTTCCTCATCTTCGCCAAACTGCAAAATAGCATTGTAGAGTTCTTCTACATTTTGACGGCGGTTTTCCGCTTCGTCCGTTCCTTGCTGATTGAGTTCGTCGATGTAACCGGATTCTTCGACAATCCCTTGATAGATTTCCGCCGCCGTACAGTCCTCTATTTTTTCTTGCCATTTGGCGATCGTTTTTGCAAACGCATTGACCGCTTTTGCCGATCGCCCCGCCAAGGTATTCACCGAGGTTTCGTCGTTGAGAATTTCCCACAACGGCACATTTAATTGACTCGCCGCATCGGTCAACCGTTGTAAAGTCGTCTTCCCAATTCCCCGACGGGGAGTGTTAATAATACGCTGCAAACTGATGCTATCCGCCGGATTGGCGATCGCCCGTAAATAGGCCAAAACATCTTTAATTTCCTTGCGATCGTAAAAGCGTAAACCGCCGACAATTTTATAAGGAATCTGCGACTTGACCAAGACTTCCTCAAACGGTCGCGATTGAGCATTCGTGCGATATAAAATTGCAAATGCGCCGAAATTCAACTCCGGATGTTGGGATTCCAGCATCCGAATTTGGCTGACCACAAAATCCGCCTCTTCGACCTCATTAAACGCTTGATGGCAGATAATTTGTTCGCCTTCGCCGCGCGTCGGTCGCAAGACTTTTTCGATGCGTTCCGTATTTTTCTCGATTAATTTATTCGCCAATTCGAGAATATTTTCGCGCGATCGGTAGTTCTCCTCTAACTTCACTAAAGTTCGAGTGTCTTCATCCGCCAAGCCGTCGCCGAAATCTTCTTGAAACTCCAGCAAAATCGTAAAATCGGCCATCCGGAAGCTGTAGATCGACTGATCCACGTCGCCGACCACAAACACCGATCGCTTTTCCCAATTCTCGAAGGATTTGGGATGGCTGCCATTGGTGGAAAGCAAGCGAATTAGATCGTATTGCGTCCGGTTGGTATCCTGATATTCATCGACGAGAATATGATTGAACTTGCGATGCCAGTAGTCGAGAATTTGCTCGTTTTGCCGAAATAATTCCACGGGAATCCGAATTAGATCGTCGAAATCGAGAGCATTATTTTTTGCGAGCAGGTCTTGATAGTTGCGATAGATATCCGCCATCACCCGCCCGCGAAAATTCGGCTCGTTTTGTTCGAGATCTTTCGGCGTCCAACCGCGATTTTTCGCCCCGCTAATTTGGTAGCGCATTTTGCGCGGGTCGAACTTTTTATCGTCTAAATTGAGTTGATTGCGGACAATTTCTTTAAATAAATCTTGGGCTTCCGATTCGTCTACAATCGAAAAATTGCGGTTCCACTGACGCCCACTTTCATCTTGATATTTGTCGATATCGAAGCGCAAAATCCGCGCGCACAAGGAGTGAAAAGTACCGATCCAAAGGGGTTTGATGTAGGTTTTCCAGACCCGCGATCGAACTTGAGTTTGTTGGACGGGTTCGAGTCCTCCCAAGGGTTTGCCATATTGCGCCAAGGCATAAGATTCGGCAAACAGCACTTCAATCCGTTCTTTCATTTCCCGCGCCGCCTTGTTGGTGAAGGTAACGGCGAGGATATTTTCGGGATCGATGCGATGGGTACGAATTAAATTGGCTATGCGGTAGGTCAGGGCGCGCGTTTTGCCCGAACCCGCCCCCGCCACGACCAGCAACGGTCCGGAAAAATGTTCGGCGGCTTGGCGTTGACTGGGGTTGAGTTGGCTGAGAAAGTCGGTGGTCGTGGTGGTCATAATTGAACCGAATCGAATGCCCTAGAATCTTGGGTTTTGCAGGAGTTGATATTAGCAAGATTAGCGCATCAGTTCCACTCTTGGGGACGGCTGCGGTTCGTTGTCATGACGATTTCTGGAAGAAGTGAGGGGAAGGATTTTTGAGGAGTTGTGTGGGTAGGGGCGATCGCGGTATGTATGAGAGTCGGGGCGATCGCCTGCGTTATTTCGCTAAATCTACGGACAACAAAGTGATAAAAAAACTTGTACGATCGGTGATTAATCCCTCGTTATTTTGG from Oxynema aestuarii AP17 harbors:
- the pcrA gene encoding DNA helicase PcrA; the protein is MTTTTTDFLSQLNPSQRQAAEHFSGPLLVVAGAGSGKTRALTYRIANLIRTHRIDPENILAVTFTNKAAREMKERIEVLFAESYALAQYGKPLGGLEPVQQTQVRSRVWKTYIKPLWIGTFHSLCARILRFDIDKYQDESGRQWNRNFSIVDESEAQDLFKEIVRNQLNLDDKKFDPRKMRYQISGAKNRGWTPKDLEQNEPNFRGRVMADIYRNYQDLLAKNNALDFDDLIRIPVELFRQNEQILDYWHRKFNHILVDEYQDTNRTQYDLIRLLSTNGSHPKSFENWEKRSVFVVGDVDQSIYSFRMADFTILLEFQEDFGDGLADEDTRTLVKLEENYRSRENILELANKLIEKNTERIEKVLRPTRGEGEQIICHQAFNEVEEADFVVSQIRMLESQHPELNFGAFAILYRTNAQSRPFEEVLVKSQIPYKIVGGLRFYDRKEIKDVLAYLRAIANPADSISLQRIINTPRRGIGKTTLQRLTDAASQLNVPLWEILNDETSVNTLAGRSAKAVNAFAKTIAKWQEKIEDCTAAEIYQGIVEESGYIDELNQQGTDEAENRRQNVEELYNAILQFGEDEEDSSLAGFLASASLASDLDNLDEGEAAVSLMTLHSSKGLEFPVVFLVGMEDGLFPNFRSLNDPKAIEEERRLCYVGITRAQERLFLTMASERRLWGSYERSRPSRFLAELPRELLMGNAVAKQRRSRATAKKIAKGSAAGVANWNVGDRVVHETFGPGQISHVFGTGEKLALAIKFPRLGQKIIDPKNAPLQKL